Proteins from one Bacteroides mediterraneensis genomic window:
- a CDS encoding ATP-binding protein has translation MEFASFIDRKDYLERVGNALQREKPQFIVIYGRRRIGKSKLIKEVMDWERKDVYFLSDQTNEANQRMLFAKTAALGGIEDFDKVTYPDWETLFRALNRQVMEKSTICLDEFPYLVKSCPSLPSVIQKLLNEKCLKFNLIICGSSQQLMQGYILDRKEPLYGLADEIIRLAPIPVRYIGEALGCDAQQAVEEYAVWGGIPRYWELRADYKDNETAIEKLLLDNKGFLADEPIRLLRDDMRDTVQASTLLSIIGNGANRLSEIAGRVGKEATQITEPLGKLRELGYIRREVPFGEEEKKSKKGIYLINDSLLGFNYRFVAPYKSILELGRTEAVLNLIKAQFSGYVGHCWEHLCRQYVSGNIVDGIAYNMASRWWGKIFTGEDKKGEMIELDVVAESMDKKHILIGECKWTNKEDALRLVNSLEAKIKYLPFIKKRQSVHIVLFLKNEPQNKEAARILYPADIVQAQ, from the coding sequence ATGGAATTCGCGAGTTTTATTGACAGAAAAGATTATCTTGAAAGAGTTGGAAATGCTTTACAAAGAGAAAAGCCACAGTTCATCGTCATTTATGGACGTAGAAGGATAGGTAAGTCTAAACTTATCAAAGAAGTCATGGACTGGGAGCGGAAAGATGTTTATTTTTTAAGTGATCAGACGAACGAGGCAAATCAGCGTATGCTGTTTGCAAAGACAGCTGCATTGGGAGGTATAGAAGACTTTGATAAAGTGACATATCCGGACTGGGAAACACTTTTTCGGGCGTTAAACCGTCAGGTTATGGAGAAGAGTACCATCTGTCTGGATGAATTTCCGTATCTTGTCAAGAGCTGCCCCTCTCTGCCGTCTGTCATACAAAAGTTGCTGAATGAAAAATGTCTGAAATTTAATCTCATCATTTGCGGTTCTTCACAGCAACTGATGCAAGGATACATACTCGACCGGAAGGAACCGCTATACGGACTGGCTGATGAAATCATACGTCTTGCCCCCATACCGGTACGGTATATTGGGGAGGCACTTGGCTGTGATGCGCAACAAGCAGTGGAAGAGTATGCGGTATGGGGAGGAATCCCCCGGTATTGGGAATTGAGAGCCGACTACAAGGACAATGAAACGGCAATAGAAAAATTGTTGTTGGACAACAAAGGATTTTTGGCAGACGAACCGATACGTTTGTTAAGGGATGATATGCGTGATACTGTGCAGGCGTCTACCTTGCTTTCCATTATAGGTAATGGCGCTAACCGTCTTTCGGAAATAGCTGGACGGGTGGGGAAAGAAGCTACTCAGATAACCGAGCCCTTAGGCAAACTGAGAGAATTAGGGTATATACGCCGGGAAGTACCCTTCGGTGAAGAGGAAAAGAAAAGTAAAAAAGGAATATACCTTATCAACGACAGTTTACTGGGGTTTAATTATAGATTTGTTGCGCCCTATAAATCTATTCTTGAATTGGGACGTACGGAGGCTGTATTAAACCTTATAAAGGCACAGTTCTCGGGGTATGTGGGTCATTGTTGGGAACATCTTTGCCGGCAATATGTAAGTGGCAACATTGTGGATGGTATAGCATACAATATGGCTTCACGATGGTGGGGCAAAATCTTTACTGGCGAGGACAAAAAAGGTGAGATGATAGAGCTTGATGTGGTAGCTGAATCAATGGACAAAAAGCATATCCTCATAGGAGAATGTAAATGGACTAACAAGGAAGATGCACTCAGGCTTGTAAATTCTCTTGAAGCAAAGATAAAGTATTTGCCTTTTATAAAAAAAAGACAAAGCGTACATATTGTTCTGTTCTTAAAGAACGAGCCACAAAACAAAGAAGCTGCCAGGATTTTGTATCCGGCAGATATCGTACAGGCGCAATAA
- a CDS encoding sensor histidine kinase, with protein MLHLNISIHCSKQSITPPKSLCCAITTLTIGQIIDNYIRFVPPIHSSKDNSLTFSFCFHIISISNVTFVKVKVKLSTPSNFSLSQCFLLIMQRIYIRIITIISIFLALTLQGIWLRNSFYLYKNQLEKSINNLFAKATLEEATSHFSELPKGTKFLGAPRTKKTGTYPEVTYLLESLGTYGITNNINRLDSIFKEMLFEHKIKTDLYIEKIKNGNIVETTRQGNIKRFGIIRTQPIPIKLDNSSNVQAIITIPYYNIFRQMLILIIATAIMMIFIIGCIVYQIKIISKLNKISQIREDFSYAMVHDMKTPLSTIMMIQDMLESGRLDNRPEIKNKYMSIAKSETDHLFALTNKILTISKLENHKLEMNKTEIELTPIIEKLTEKFKAKAQKLVNFIISLQAKTAYADNDYVSEVLSNLIDNAIKYSKESVEIHITTEESERYTILKVRDNGLGISEADQKVIFQKYERAAAAKRSRRNGASGFGLGLNFVDQVIKAHEGRIFVNSTEGEFTEFTIYLPLETPNDRHNR; from the coding sequence ATGTTACATCTGAATATATCCATTCACTGTTCCAAACAATCCATTACCCCACCTAAATCTCTCTGTTGTGCAATAACCACTCTGACAATAGGCCAAATAATAGATAACTATATAAGATTCGTTCCGCCCATTCACTCCTCAAAAGATAATTCACTTACATTTTCTTTCTGTTTCCATATAATATCAATTTCTAATGTTACCTTTGTAAAGGTAAAAGTTAAACTTTCTACGCCAAGTAACTTCTCGTTATCACAATGCTTTCTGTTAATTATGCAACGTATTTATATTAGAATTATAACCATCATAAGTATATTTCTTGCATTAACACTCCAAGGAATATGGCTTAGAAACTCCTTCTATCTATATAAAAACCAATTAGAAAAATCCATCAATAATTTGTTTGCAAAAGCAACATTAGAAGAAGCGACATCGCATTTTTCAGAACTCCCCAAAGGAACAAAATTTCTCGGTGCTCCAAGAACCAAGAAAACAGGAACATACCCAGAGGTAACTTATTTATTAGAAAGCTTAGGAACATATGGCATTACTAATAATATTAATCGTCTGGATTCTATTTTTAAAGAAATGCTTTTTGAGCATAAAATAAAAACTGATTTGTATATCGAAAAAATAAAAAACGGAAATATTGTAGAAACAACACGTCAAGGGAATATTAAACGATTTGGCATTATTAGGACACAACCAATACCGATAAAGCTAGATAATTCATCAAACGTACAAGCCATTATCACAATTCCGTATTACAATATTTTTAGACAAATGTTGATACTCATTATTGCAACAGCAATCATGATGATTTTTATAATAGGATGCATAGTATATCAAATAAAGATCATATCAAAGCTAAACAAAATCTCCCAAATCCGTGAAGACTTCTCATACGCCATGGTGCATGACATGAAAACACCTCTAAGCACTATTATGATGATACAGGATATGCTGGAAAGCGGAAGGCTTGATAACAGACCGGAGATAAAGAACAAATATATGAGTATAGCAAAAAGCGAAACAGACCACTTGTTTGCTCTCACCAACAAGATACTTACAATTTCCAAACTGGAGAACCATAAACTGGAGATGAACAAAACAGAAATCGAGCTTACACCGATAATAGAGAAACTGACTGAAAAATTCAAGGCCAAAGCACAGAAACTTGTAAACTTTATCATCAGCTTGCAGGCCAAAACTGCTTATGCCGACAACGATTACGTGAGTGAAGTATTAAGCAATCTGATTGACAATGCCATCAAATACTCCAAGGAGAGTGTGGAAATACACATCACCACTGAAGAAAGCGAACGCTACACCATCCTGAAAGTGCGTGACAATGGGCTGGGCATATCCGAAGCCGACCAGAAAGTCATTTTCCAAAAATACGAACGCGCAGCAGCGGCAAAGCGCAGCCGCCGAAACGGAGCTTCAGGCTTCGGACTGGGCCTGAACTTTGTTGACCAGGTGATAAAAGCGCATGAGGGAAGAATATTCGTCAACAGCACAGAAGGAGAGTTCACGGAATTTACCATCTATCTGCCGCTTGAAACTCCAAATGACAGACACAATCGGTAA
- the gcvH gene encoding glycine cleavage system protein GcvH, with amino-acid sequence MEFPTNIKYTNEHEWIRLEGDTAYVGITDYAQQQLGDIVFIDVTTEGETLDKGEVFGTVEVVKTVSDLFLPIGGEILEVNPQLEEHPELVNQDPYGEGWIIKLKPTDAGEMDELLDAAAYKEIINE; translated from the coding sequence ATGGAATTCCCAACTAACATCAAGTACACCAACGAACACGAATGGATTCGATTGGAAGGCGACACTGCCTACGTAGGTATCACAGACTATGCACAGCAGCAGCTGGGCGACATCGTATTCATCGACGTGACCACCGAAGGTGAGACTTTAGACAAAGGTGAAGTGTTCGGTACGGTCGAAGTGGTAAAGACTGTTTCCGATTTGTTCCTCCCCATCGGAGGCGAGATTCTGGAAGTCAACCCACAGCTGGAAGAACACCCGGAACTGGTGAACCAGGACCCCTACGGCGAAGGCTGGATTATCAAACTGAAACCGACGGATGCCGGCGAAATGGACGAACTGCTGGATGCCGCAGCCTACAAAGAGATTATTAACGAATAA
- the rpoN gene encoding RNA polymerase factor sigma-54, protein MVQGSRQVQTQAQQQVQTLSPQQILAVKLLELPTLELEERIHAELLDNPALEEGKETPDTSDDLNEDYNTTDEDGEPNTDTGEDISLGDYRTEDDIPDYKLQENNRSKEDQAEDIPFSDNVSFYETLKEQLDMQHLTPEEKQLGEYLIGSLDDDGLLRKSTDTLIDELAIYQGIYTTAEQLEHVLSIIQDFDPAGIGARSLQECLLIQIRRKEDSPLKQIELDIIGKCCDDFTRKNKEKIIQKLNITEEQYNAATAELTKLNPRPGSSMGEAIGKNLQQIIPDFLVETEDDGTIHLSLNNRNVPELRLSREFTELLDEHTRNKQNQSKESKDALMFLKQKVDAAQGFINAVKQRQQTLLSTMQAIIDLQRPFFEEGDESLLRPMILKDVAERTKLDISTISRVSNSKYVQTNYGIYPLKFFFSDGYTTENGEELSVREIKRILKECVDSENKEKPYTDDELADMLKEKGYPIARRTVAKYRQQLNIPVARLRR, encoded by the coding sequence ATGGTACAAGGTTCACGTCAAGTACAAACACAAGCGCAACAACAGGTACAGACCCTGTCTCCGCAACAGATACTGGCTGTCAAGCTGTTGGAACTCCCTACGCTGGAGTTGGAAGAACGGATTCACGCAGAGTTGCTGGACAATCCGGCACTGGAAGAAGGGAAAGAAACGCCCGACACTTCCGATGACCTCAACGAGGATTACAACACCACCGACGAGGACGGAGAACCGAATACCGACACGGGAGAGGACATCTCGCTGGGGGATTACCGCACGGAAGACGATATCCCTGACTATAAACTGCAGGAAAACAACCGCTCGAAAGAAGACCAGGCAGAAGACATTCCGTTTTCGGATAACGTGTCTTTCTACGAAACGCTGAAAGAGCAGCTCGACATGCAGCACCTCACGCCGGAAGAGAAACAGCTGGGAGAATACCTCATCGGCTCGCTCGATGACGATGGTCTGCTCCGCAAATCGACCGACACCTTGATCGACGAACTGGCTATCTACCAGGGCATCTACACCACTGCCGAGCAACTGGAGCACGTGCTTTCCATCATCCAAGACTTCGACCCCGCCGGCATCGGCGCCAGAAGCCTGCAGGAATGTCTGCTCATCCAGATTCGCCGGAAAGAAGACTCCCCCCTGAAACAGATTGAGCTGGACATCATCGGAAAATGCTGTGACGACTTCACACGCAAGAACAAGGAGAAAATCATTCAGAAACTGAATATTACTGAAGAACAATATAATGCGGCTACGGCCGAACTGACCAAGCTGAACCCGCGTCCGGGTAGCTCCATGGGAGAAGCCATCGGGAAAAACCTGCAACAGATTATACCCGACTTCCTGGTGGAGACGGAAGACGACGGCACCATCCACCTGAGCCTCAACAACCGGAACGTGCCGGAACTGCGGCTGAGCCGGGAATTTACGGAACTGCTCGACGAGCATACCCGCAACAAGCAGAACCAGAGCAAGGAATCGAAAGATGCCCTGATGTTCCTCAAGCAGAAAGTAGACGCCGCACAGGGATTCATCAACGCGGTAAAACAACGCCAGCAGACCTTACTGAGCACCATGCAAGCCATCATCGACCTGCAACGTCCGTTCTTTGAGGAAGGCGACGAATCCTTACTCCGCCCGATGATTCTGAAAGATGTGGCCGAACGTACCAAACTGGACATCTCCACCATTTCACGTGTGAGCAACAGCAAGTACGTGCAGACCAACTACGGCATCTATCCGCTGAAATTCTTCTTCAGCGACGGCTATACCACCGAGAACGGGGAAGAGCTTTCCGTCCGCGAAATCAAGCGCATCCTGAAAGAATGTGTGGATAGCGAAAACAAGGAAAAGCCCTACACCGACGATGAACTGGCCGACATGCTGAAAGAAAAAGGCTACCCCATCGCCCGGCGTACCGTAGCCAAGTACCGTCAGCAACTGAACATTCCCGTAGCACGATTAAGAAGATAA
- a CDS encoding pitrilysin family protein, with the protein MRRIMRLAFVAIAGFACLPAVVRAQQMPPVPVDKEVRIGKLDNGLTYYIRHNEYPKNQVDFYIAQKVGSILEEDDQRGLAHFLEHMCFNGTKNFPGNSMVKWLESVGVKFGYNLNAYTSIDETVYRISSVPTERIGVQDSCLMILSDWADGLLLNGKDIDEERAVIHEEWRSQLPPNMRILEKLLPELYPDSRYGHRLPIGTMEVVDHFPHQALRDYYEKWYRPDLQGIVVVGDIDVDRIEGKIKELFSKIEKPVNPAERVYYPVADNEKPIVAFGSDKEQDKYVAQIMFKYDALPDSLKGTMADITTAYLLDMAQMMLQIRLNELGQKADAPFAAASAFYGEFIMAKTKQAFQFAMLPKGNSFDEGLKAVYREALRAKRGGFTATEYARCRTEYLSQLEKAYNNRNQQENKTLAESYVRNFIDKKPIPGIETEYQMMSMIVNQIPVEAVNQVFSQIVSDKNLVVLGMMPAREGEACPKDEDILALLSQVEAENIAPYVDNVKDEPLVSELPAAGKVVKENMLSDFGAKEWILSNGAKVILKKTDFKADEINMMAVAKGGTSVYGNDKAADLMFMPAVLEQHGLGNFTNSDLSKLLAGKQLSLKITLDDYVRSLSGNTTPKDLKTYMEMIYMTFTGLTVTPDEFVAMQNLYKGVIQNQEQNPNFVFQKKVQEFLYSSPNKQVFGVSDIEKANREDILSIIREQLANAAEFTFVFSGNFDEAELKALVEQYIATLPSVKGKKQELKHNPAVEIKSGNEEKEFSLKMEVPQGSAAVIISGKMPYSFKNRLMASMSAQIISARLLSEVREKEGAVYSIYTQGSQDRLSEVSVVYQTIFQVKPEKKDRALEIIRSEFEKLAKETPVEELDKVKEFMVKQITSDEQTNSYWCSMMAGNELLPSEVCVKAEQVIQSITPKEISSYVNEVMKQNNYRVLVMMPEE; encoded by the coding sequence ATGAGAAGAATAATGAGACTGGCTTTTGTAGCCATTGCAGGATTTGCCTGCTTGCCGGCAGTTGTAAGGGCACAGCAGATGCCTCCGGTACCGGTAGATAAGGAAGTGAGAATCGGTAAACTGGATAACGGACTTACATACTATATCCGTCACAATGAATATCCGAAGAACCAGGTGGACTTCTATATCGCCCAGAAGGTGGGTAGTATCCTGGAAGAGGACGACCAGCGCGGATTGGCGCATTTTCTTGAACACATGTGTTTCAACGGGACCAAGAACTTTCCGGGAAACTCTATGGTCAAGTGGCTGGAGTCTGTAGGTGTGAAGTTCGGTTATAACCTGAATGCCTATACCAGTATTGATGAAACTGTATATCGTATCTCCAGTGTACCTACGGAACGTATCGGGGTGCAGGACTCCTGTCTGATGATTCTGTCCGACTGGGCTGACGGCCTGTTGCTGAATGGCAAGGACATTGACGAGGAAAGGGCTGTTATCCATGAGGAATGGAGAAGCCAGCTGCCTCCAAATATGAGAATCTTGGAGAAACTGCTTCCGGAGCTTTATCCGGACAGCAGATACGGACACCGTCTTCCTATAGGAACCATGGAAGTGGTGGACCATTTTCCGCATCAGGCTTTGCGCGACTATTATGAAAAGTGGTACCGCCCGGACCTTCAGGGAATAGTCGTGGTGGGTGACATTGATGTGGACCGCATAGAAGGCAAGATCAAGGAACTGTTCTCAAAGATTGAGAAGCCTGTCAATCCGGCAGAGAGGGTTTACTACCCTGTGGCCGACAATGAAAAGCCGATTGTAGCTTTCGGCTCGGATAAGGAGCAGGATAAATATGTGGCTCAGATCATGTTCAAGTATGATGCCTTGCCCGATTCATTGAAGGGCACAATGGCGGATATCACAACCGCTTATCTGCTCGATATGGCCCAGATGATGCTTCAGATAAGACTGAACGAACTGGGACAGAAAGCTGATGCTCCGTTTGCGGCGGCTTCTGCATTTTACGGTGAGTTTATTATGGCAAAGACGAAACAGGCTTTCCAATTTGCTATGCTTCCAAAAGGTAACAGTTTCGACGAAGGACTGAAGGCTGTCTATCGTGAGGCTCTCCGTGCCAAGAGGGGAGGATTTACCGCCACTGAATATGCGCGTTGCCGCACGGAATACCTGTCTCAGCTTGAAAAGGCATACAATAACCGGAACCAGCAGGAGAACAAGACACTGGCAGAATCGTATGTGCGTAATTTCATCGATAAGAAGCCGATACCGGGTATCGAGACGGAATATCAGATGATGAGCATGATTGTGAACCAGATTCCTGTGGAAGCTGTCAATCAGGTGTTCTCGCAGATTGTTTCGGACAAGAATCTGGTGGTTCTCGGTATGATGCCTGCACGCGAAGGTGAGGCCTGTCCCAAGGATGAAGATATTCTCGCATTGCTTTCTCAGGTGGAAGCCGAAAACATTGCTCCTTACGTGGACAATGTGAAGGATGAACCTCTGGTAAGCGAGTTGCCGGCAGCCGGAAAGGTGGTGAAGGAAAACATGCTTTCTGATTTCGGGGCCAAGGAATGGATTCTTTCAAACGGTGCCAAGGTGATATTGAAGAAGACCGACTTCAAGGCGGATGAAATCAATATGATGGCCGTGGCAAAAGGCGGTACTTCGGTTTATGGAAACGACAAGGCTGCGGACTTGATGTTTATGCCTGCTGTATTGGAACAGCATGGATTGGGAAATTTTACTAATTCCGATCTTTCAAAACTACTTGCCGGAAAACAGCTTTCTCTGAAAATTACGTTGGATGACTATGTACGCAGTCTGTCAGGAAACACTACGCCAAAGGACCTGAAGACTTATATGGAGATGATATACATGACCTTCACCGGACTTACAGTAACACCGGATGAATTTGTCGCCATGCAGAATCTTTATAAAGGAGTTATTCAGAATCAGGAACAGAATCCGAACTTCGTATTCCAGAAGAAGGTGCAGGAATTCCTTTATTCTTCGCCCAACAAGCAGGTGTTCGGTGTGAGTGACATTGAGAAGGCAAACCGTGAGGATATCCTTTCCATCATCCGTGAGCAGCTTGCCAATGCAGCCGAGTTTACCTTCGTATTCAGTGGAAACTTTGATGAAGCGGAATTAAAGGCACTGGTTGAGCAGTACATCGCCACCTTGCCGTCGGTGAAGGGAAAGAAACAGGAATTGAAGCATAACCCTGCGGTTGAAATCAAGTCGGGCAACGAGGAAAAGGAATTTTCCCTGAAGATGGAAGTGCCTCAGGGTAGTGCGGCGGTTATCATTAGCGGAAAGATGCCTTACTCGTTCAAGAACAGGCTGATGGCTTCCATGTCGGCACAGATTATCTCTGCCCGTCTTTTGAGTGAAGTCCGTGAGAAAGAGGGAGCTGTTTACAGTATATATACGCAGGGCTCTCAGGACCGGTTGTCTGAAGTGTCTGTTGTCTATCAGACCATATTCCAGGTGAAGCCTGAAAAGAAAGACCGTGCGCTTGAAATCATCCGCAGCGAGTTTGAGAAACTGGCAAAGGAAACGCCCGTGGAAGAACTTGACAAGGTGAAGGAGTTTATGGTGAAGCAAATAACTTCAGACGAACAAACCAACAGCTACTGGTGCTCCATGATGGCCGGCAACGAGCTTCTGCCTTCTGAAGTCTGTGTGAAGGCGGAACAGGTCATCCAGTCCATCACCCCGAAAGAAATCTCCAGTTATGTGAATGAAGTAATGAAGCAGAATAACTATAGGGTTCTGGTAATGATGCCTGAAGAGTAA
- the purE gene encoding 5-(carboxyamino)imidazole ribonucleotide mutase encodes MKPIVSIIMGSTSDLPVMEKAAKLLDEMQVPFEMNALSAHRTPAEVEKFAKEAAGRGLKVIIAAAGMAAALPGVIAANTTLPVIGVPVKGSVLDGVDALYSIIQMPPGIPVATVAINGAMNAAILAVQMLALSDAELAQKFAAYKEGLKNKIVKANEELKEVKYAYKTN; translated from the coding sequence ATGAAACCAATTGTAAGTATCATTATGGGCAGTACTTCCGACCTTCCCGTCATGGAAAAGGCCGCCAAACTGCTCGATGAAATGCAAGTCCCGTTTGAAATGAACGCCCTGTCGGCTCACCGCACTCCGGCTGAAGTGGAGAAATTTGCGAAAGAAGCTGCCGGACGCGGCCTCAAAGTCATCATTGCAGCTGCCGGAATGGCTGCCGCACTGCCGGGAGTCATTGCAGCCAACACCACCCTTCCGGTCATCGGAGTTCCCGTAAAAGGTTCTGTACTCGACGGTGTAGACGCACTCTACTCCATCATCCAGATGCCTCCCGGAATCCCCGTGGCTACAGTCGCCATCAACGGTGCCATGAATGCGGCTATCCTGGCCGTACAGATGCTGGCCCTGAGCGATGCGGAACTGGCCCAGAAGTTTGCAGCTTACAAGGAAGGTTTGAAAAACAAAATCGTAAAAGCCAACGAAGAGCTGAAAGAAGTCAAATACGCTTATAAGACCAACTAA
- a CDS encoding 4-hydroxy-3-methylbut-2-en-1-yl diphosphate synthase, with protein sequence MNYFNYSRRQANEVYVGATPMGGAYPIRIQSMTNTVTMDTEACVEQAKRIIEAGGEYVRLTTQGVREVENLKNINAALRAQGYQTPLIADVHFNPKVAEVAALYAEKVRINPGNYVDAARTFKQLEYTDEEYAKEIQKIRDRFIPFLNICKENHTAIRIGVNHGSLSDRIMSRYGDTPEGMVESCMEFLRICVEQNFTNVVISIKASNTVIMVRTVRLLVEQMEKEGMAFPLHLGVTEAGDGEDGRIKSALGIGALLCDGLGDTIRVSLSEAPEAEIPVARKLVDYVLKREGHPYIPATEAPEFNYTHPSRRQTVAVGNIGGDQLPVVISARLNNDLEVSEQFKPDYLYCGQRLPENRRADIGYIVDACAWDGSEHTYPAFNYQQLIELHHHPAKMKFLFTSYLGLNEEVMACLRLHPEVVIVAQSNHYNRLGEFRALAHQLMNQGLKNPLVFFQLYQESETEDLQIKSAADMGALIIDGLCDGILLYNHGNQISNLKVDETAFGILQAGRIRTSKTEYISCPGCGRTLYDLESTIARIKAATSHLKGLKIGIMGCIVNGPGEMADADYGYVGAGRGKISLYKKKECIEKNIPEEQAVEKLIELIKANGDYRD encoded by the coding sequence ATGAATTACTTCAACTATTCTCGCCGACAGGCGAACGAGGTATATGTGGGCGCCACTCCTATGGGTGGCGCTTATCCTATCCGTATACAGAGTATGACGAACACCGTCACCATGGATACCGAGGCATGCGTGGAGCAGGCCAAGCGTATCATCGAGGCGGGAGGTGAATACGTGCGGCTCACCACACAAGGTGTGCGTGAGGTGGAAAACCTGAAGAACATCAACGCCGCCCTGCGTGCCCAGGGATACCAGACCCCGCTGATTGCCGACGTGCATTTCAACCCGAAAGTGGCTGAAGTAGCGGCCCTGTATGCCGAAAAGGTACGCATCAATCCGGGTAACTATGTAGATGCTGCCCGCACCTTCAAGCAACTGGAATATACGGACGAAGAGTATGCAAAAGAAATCCAGAAGATACGCGACCGCTTCATTCCCTTCCTGAACATCTGCAAGGAGAACCACACGGCCATCCGTATCGGTGTGAACCACGGTTCGTTGTCCGACCGCATCATGTCGCGCTACGGGGACACCCCGGAAGGCATGGTAGAATCGTGCATGGAGTTCCTGCGCATCTGCGTGGAACAGAATTTCACGAACGTGGTCATCTCCATCAAGGCCTCGAACACGGTCATCATGGTACGTACCGTCCGCCTGCTGGTGGAACAAATGGAAAAAGAGGGCATGGCCTTCCCGCTCCACCTGGGAGTGACGGAAGCCGGTGACGGAGAAGACGGACGCATCAAATCGGCCCTGGGCATCGGTGCCCTACTGTGCGACGGACTGGGCGACACCATCCGCGTATCCCTGAGCGAAGCCCCCGAAGCCGAAATTCCGGTGGCCCGCAAGCTGGTGGATTACGTGCTGAAACGCGAAGGACACCCTTACATTCCGGCCACCGAAGCTCCGGAGTTCAACTACACGCATCCCAGCCGCAGACAAACCGTAGCCGTAGGTAACATCGGAGGCGACCAGCTTCCCGTGGTCATCTCCGCCCGTCTGAACAACGACCTGGAAGTGAGCGAACAGTTCAAACCCGACTACCTATACTGCGGACAGCGCTTGCCGGAAAACCGGAGAGCCGACATCGGCTACATCGTGGATGCCTGTGCCTGGGACGGCAGCGAACATACCTATCCGGCTTTCAACTACCAGCAGCTCATCGAACTGCATCACCATCCGGCCAAGATGAAATTCCTCTTCACTTCCTACCTCGGACTGAACGAAGAGGTGATGGCGTGTCTGCGCCTGCATCCGGAAGTAGTTATCGTGGCCCAAAGCAACCATTACAACCGTCTCGGTGAGTTCCGTGCATTGGCCCATCAGCTGATGAACCAAGGGCTGAAAAACCCGCTGGTATTCTTCCAACTTTATCAGGAAAGTGAAACGGAAGACCTGCAAATCAAGTCGGCCGCCGACATGGGTGCCCTGATTATCGACGGGCTGTGCGATGGTATCCTGCTCTACAACCACGGCAACCAAATCAGCAACCTGAAAGTAGATGAAACCGCCTTCGGTATCCTGCAGGCAGGACGTATCCGTACTTCCAAGACCGAATATATCTCCTGTCCGGGCTGCGGACGTACCCTGTACGACTTGGAATCGACCATCGCCCGTATCAAGGCAGCCACTTCCCATCTCAAGGGACTGAAAATCGGTATCATGGGCTGTATCGTCAACGGCCCGGGTGAAATGGCCGATGCCGACTATGGCTATGTAGGTGCCGGAAGAGGTAAAATCAGCCTGTACAAAAAGAAGGAATGCATTGAAAAGAACATTCCGGAAGAACAGGCCGTGGAAAAACTGATTGAACTGATTAAGGCAAACGGAGATTATAGAGACTGA